In Myxococcus virescens, the genomic stretch CGCTCTCCGCCGCGCAGCAGTCGCTCAGCACTGTGAGCTGGTATTCGTGCATGTGCGCGTCATGGGCGCTGAAGAAGATGCACAGGTTGGTGGCCAACCCCGCGAGGATGAGCTTCCGCGTTCCCAGATGCTCCAGCAAGGGCACCAGGGAGGTGGCGAAGAAGGCCGAGTGCTTGGGCTTGAGGATGAAGTAGTCATCCGGCTCCGGCTTGAGGGCCCGGGCGACGTTCCGGCCCCGGCTCCCCTTGCGGGTGCAATGGGCATAGGTGTCGCGGAAGTTGCTGCGCCAGTACCCGAAGTTGTCGTTGACGTAGATGACGGGGACGCCGGCCCGCCGCATCCTGGCCGCGAAGGGGCCCAGGCGTTCCACCATGCGCAGGGCCCACGGGAGGACCTTCTCGCCGCCGGGGAAGTCCAGGTCGTTGATGACGTCGATGATGAGCAGGGCCGTGTCGGAGCGTCTCCCCGCTGACATCCGCTGCCGTGGCTTCGTGGTTCTGGCCTTCCGCGTCACATCCACCCCGTCTTCAGGAGGCTGCTGCGCGGAAGGGTAAGCACGGCCCCGGGGGACGGCGAGTCACTTCCGTCAGCGGGACTCCGCCTTCTTGTAGCGCAGGCGCTTCATGGCCTCGAAGCGGGCCCTGTCCTTGGGCGGCGTGGTGGCCACCAGCCCGTCGAGCATGCGCTTCGAGCTCTGGAAGATCTCCTCGACGGCGACCTCGAAGGCGTCGGTGTTCTGCTTCGACGGCGTCCGCGTCCCGGCAATCTTGCGGACGAACTGAAGCGCCGCCGCGCGGATGTCGGCATCGGTGGCGGGAGGCGCGAAGTTGAACAGGGGCTTGATGTTCCGGCACATGCCCTCAGGGTAGAGCGAGTCCGGAAAACAGGCCATTGCGCATCACGGAGTCCTCGTCATGGGCGTGTCCTTCCCGGCACCGAAGACCGAGTAGAGGACTGGGAGCACCACGAGGGTGAGCAGGGTGGACGACAGGACGCCTCCAATGACGACGGTGGCCAGGGGCCGCTGGACCTCCGCGCCGACGCCAGTGTTGAGCGCCATGGGCACGAAGCCGATGGCGGCCACCGCGGCGGTCATCAGCACGGGCCGCAGCCGGGACACGGCCGCATGACGGATGGCTTCACCCAGGGTCTGACCTTGCTCCAGCAAGGCGCGAACCCGTGAGACGAGCACCATGTCCCCCAGGACCGAGACGCCGGACAGGGCAATGAAGCCCACGGCGGCGGAGATGGAGAAAGGCAGTCCTCGCAGCAGAAGCGCGAGCACGCCGCCCACGAGCGCGAAGGGGACGCCCGCGAAGATGCGCACGGCGTCCAGGACGCGCTGATAGGTGAGGTAGAGCAGCAGGAAGATGAGTGCCAGCGCGACCGGCACCACGATGAGCAGGCGCGTCTGTGCGCGTTCGAGGTGTTCGAACTGACCGCCGTAGCGGATGTAGTAGCCCGCGGGCAGCTCCAGCTTCTCATCGAGTGTGCGGCGGACCTCCGCGACGAAACCGCCGAGGTCGCGTTCTCGCACGTTGGCCTGGACCACCAGCCGCCGCTTGCCCCACTCGCGCTGGATGGTGGTGGGGCCGGACGTCTCCTTCATGGTCGTCAGCCGTCCCAGAGGGACACGCTCGCCGCCGGGCGCGGCCACGGGGATGGTGGCGAGCCGCGTGGGCTCCTCGCGGTACTCCTCGGAGAGGCGCACGGCCAGGTCGAAGCGGCGCTCGCCTTCGCGCACTTCCCCGACGATGCGCGTGCCCACTGCTTCCACGACGTCGAGGACGGAGCGGGCGGGAATCCCGTAACGGGCCACCGCCGCCCGGTCCACCGTGACTTCCAGCACGGGCTGGCCCGTCACCTGCTCCACGGTGACGTCGGCGGCACCGGGAATCGCCTTCACCAAGGGCTCCAACTCACGGGCCTTGGCCTTGAGCACGTCGAGGTCATCCCCGAAGAGCTTGATGCCGACGTCGCTTCGCACGCCCGCGATCATCTCGTTGACGCGCATTTCAATGGGCTGGAGGAAGGCCATGCGCATGCCTGGGAGGTCCGCCAGTTCGGCCTTCATCTCGTTCACCAGCTCCTCCTGGGTGGTCGCCCGCTTCCACTGCTCCCGGGGCTCGAGGGTGATGAAGACGTCGGAGAGCTCGACGCCCATGGGGTCCGTGGCCACCTCCGCGGTGCCGGTCCGGGTCCAGACGCGTCGCACCTCGTCTGGGAACCGGGACAGCAGCACCCGCTCGATCTGGCTGCCATAGCGGATGGATTCGGAGAGGGAGACCTCCGCCAGCCGCACGGTGTTGATGACGAGCGTGCCTTCGGACAGGCGGGGGACGAACTCGCTGCCAAGGCGCGTGGCGGCGAGGGTGGCTCCCACGATGAGGAGCGCGGCGGTGGTCAGGGTGACCCGCGCGTGGGCCAGCGCCCATTCGAGGACGGGCCGGTAGATTCGTTGGAGCCAGCGCATGAGCCGTGGCTCATGGTGAGGGCCGCCGCCTCGCTTCAGTGCGAAGGAGGCCAGCACTGGCATCAGCGTCATGGAGAGCAGCGCACTGCCCAGGAGCGCGAAGATGACCGTGAGGGCCATGGGGCGGAACAACTTCCCCTCCACGCCTTCGAGCGCGAGGATGGGCAGGTAGACCACCATGATGATGAGCTCGCCGAAGAGCGTGGGCTTGCGGACCTCGACGGCGGCATCCCGCACCACCTCCAGCAGGGAGCGTCCGTCCCGGGCCTCGGAGAGTCGCCGCTCCGCGTTCTCCACCATGATGACGGAGGAGTCGACGACGAGCCCGAAGTCGATGGCGCCCAGCGACATGAGCGTGCCGGCGATGCCGAAGCGCAGCATCGCGTTGAAGGCGAACAGGAGCGACAGCGGAATGGCCGCCGCCACGATGAGGCCGGCGCGCCAGTTACCCAGGAAGATGAAGAGCACCGCGATGACGAGCAACGCGCCTTCCAGCAGGTTGGTCCGGACGGTGCGCAGCACGTGGTCCACCAGCTCGGTGCGCTCATAGACGGGCTCCACGCGCACGTCCTCCGGCAGCGTCCGCTGGATGTCCTCCAGCCGCTGGGCGAGCGCCTTCGTCACCGTGTGGGAGTTTTCGCCTACCAGCATGAAGCCCAGGCCCAGCACGGCCTCGCCCTCGCCATCCGCGGTGGTGGCGCCGCGCCGGATTTCATGGCCCACCTCGACGCGCGCCACGTCCCGGATTCGCACGGGGACGCCGTGGTGCGCCGCGATGACCACGTCCTCGATGGCGTTGCCGTCCGCGAGCACTCCCACCCCGAGCACGAGCGTCGCCGTGCCGCCCCGCTCGAGCACGCCGCCCCCGACGTTGGCGTTGTTCTCCTCCAGCGCCCGGTAGATGTCTCCGAGGGACAGGTTGAACTGCTGCAGGCGGCGAGGGTCGACGATGACGTGCCACTGCTTCTCCGCGCCGCCCCAGGCATTCACCTCCGCCACGCCCGGCACGCTGCGCAGCTGGGGCGCGATGACCCAGTCGTGCAAGGTGCGCAGCGCCTCGAGGCTCTTCGTCTGGCTCTTGACGAGATAGTGGAAGACCTCGCCCAGGCCGGTGGCGACGGGTCCGAGCGTCGGGGGCGCGATGCCCGCGGGTAGCTGCACCCGGCTCAGCCGTTCGGATACCTGCTGCCGCGCGAACCACAGGTCGGTTCCGTCTTCGAACTGGAGGGTGACCTGGGAGAGGCCGAACTTGGAGATGGAGCGCAGCTCGCTGACGCGAGGCAGGCCCGCGAGCGCCTGCTCCACGGGGACGGTGAGCTGGCGCTCCACTTCGTTGGGCGTGAGCGCCGGTGCGACGGTGTTGACCTGCACTTGCGTGGGCGTCGTGTCCGGGATGGCGTCGATGGGCAGCGCCCGGAAGGCGAGCAGGCCCGAAATGACGAGGGCCCCCGTTCCCAGGAGGACGGCCCAGCGGTGGGACAACGACCATTCGATGACCCGGGTGAGCATGGCGGCTACTCGCCTCCCGCCGTCTCGCAGCAGCCCGCGCCGATGGCGTCCTTGAGAATCTCCGTCTTGAGCAGGAAGGCGCCGGTGGTGACGACCTCCACCCCCGCCGAGAGGCCCTTGACGATTTCCACCTCCTCGCGCGTGCTGGCGCCCAGCTCCACCGCGACGGGCTCGTAGAGCCCCGGTTGCTTGCGCACGAAGACCAGCGTCTGGCCTTCCGCGCGTTGGATGGCCGCGTGGGGAACCAGCACCGCCTCATGCTCCGGAGCGACCTGCACCCGGGCCCTGAGGAAGAGTCCGGCCTTGAGGGTGCCGTCGGGGTTGGGCAGTTCGACCCGGGCGCGTACCGTGCGGGAGGTCCGGTCCACCGACGCGCCCACGCGGGTGAGCGTGGCATCACGCGTCTGGCCGGGCATGCTTTCGAAGGTGAGGGTGACGCGCTGTCCCGCGCGAACCTGGAACGCGTCCGCCTCCGGAATCTCCAGCAGGGCCCACATGGTGCTCAGGTCCGCCACCTGGATGAGCGGCTGCCCAGCGGATGCATGGCGTCCGGCGACGGCGTCTCGCGCCACCACCGTCCCCGCGAAGGGTGCCGACAAGGCATAGGTCCCCTGCGGGCCCTGGCCGTTGGCGCCCGCGGCGGAGAGCGCCGCGCGGGCGGCATTGCGCTCGGCCTCGGCCGCCGCGACCTCCGCCTGGGCGGTCTCCACGTGTTTTCGTGCGCGGATTCCGCTCGTGGCCAGCTGCTGCTCGCGCTCGAGCGCCGAGCGCGCCACCGTCAGCCGCGTCTGCGCCGCCGACAGCCGTCCCTGGTCCGCGCCCACGGCCCCCGAGGTGACGAGCACCAGTGGTTGGCCCGCCTTCACCTCGTCGCCGACGTCCACGCGGACGTCCGTTATCAGCGCCTCGCTGCGGGCGGACAGCTGCGCCAGCCGGTTCTGGTTGAAGTCGAGCTGCCCGACGACGTCCAGGGTCCGGGCAAAGGGCCGCTTCACCGCGCGACGTGTCTGGATGCCAGCCTCGCGGGCCGTCTCGGCGGACGCGAGGCGGACGCGTGTGCCCGGCTCGGGGAAGGTGGGGGGCTGGGCGCCCGCGGCCTTCACCAACTCTGGGTGGCAGTACGGGCAGACGGACTCCGGGAAGCCGTGCTCCCGGCAGTAGTCACCGGCCTCGATGAACTTCGCGACCAGCGACGGGTTGCATTGGGTGCAGCGGGATTCGGGGACCGCGTGCTCCTTGCACCAATCCTTGGGGGCGGTGTCGCGCGTGGTGAAGGTGAGGCCCGGGTTGCATTGGAAGCACTGGGATTCGGGGACGCCGTGCTCACCGCACCAGTCGTCCTGGTCCTTGAAGACGTCGATGAGGTCGGGGTTGCACCGGGTGCACAGCTCCGCGGGGACGCGGTGCTCACAGAGCGCGACCTCGGACGGGGTGGACGTGCCTCCCGAGGCGGCTGGCGGTGAAGGCGCCTTCGCCGTGGGGGGACTCGCTTGTTGGCTGCAACTGGCGGCGCTCAGTGCCAGCAGCACCGCCAGGACGCTGGGGCCGACTCGGGAGGCACGCATCTACTTCACGCCCTTCTTGGAGAGCTCCGGGTTGCAGAGGACGCACTGGGATTCGGGCCGCGCGTGCTCGGGGCACCAGTCACCCTTGGCCTTGAAGACGGGAGCCAGCTTCGGGTTGCAGCGGGCACAGAGGCTCTTCTGGACGCCGTGCTCGCAGCGCGGCTTCTGGGCCCCGGCCGTCTGGGGCGGCTGGGCGGGCTTGCTCTCGTCGGCCAGGACGGGGGCGGCGAACAGGGACAGGACGACGGACAGCGTACGCAGCGAGTGCATGTGAGGCGCTCCTGCCGGGGCGTGTGCCCACGGCGGTGGTGGCCCGCGCGAAGGCGCGCGGGAAGGTTGGACAGGGCTTGGGCGGAGCGGGAGGACGTTCGCGCACGCCCGGCCACGGCGCTCGCAAGACACACGTCTCCCGTGAAGGGCGGTGTCAGGCTCTGGGCGGCTGGAAGATGTCTGTCCCCACGCCGGAGAGCGTGGGCTCATCCACGCGCGAGGGGATGGGCAGCGGCCGGGGCGGCGGGATGAGACGCGCGGTGGGCGCCGCGGGAGCGGGGGCGGCTCTCAGCGGGCAGCACACGCACAGCACACAGTTGGGCGAGCAGTCCTCGCACTCGTCGGATGCCTCTTCCGCGCATTCGTCGTGCACGTCCGACGCCAGGGCCAGCGTCTGGAAGACGCCACCCGTCATCAGGACGAGGAGCACGGCGAGAAATCGCAGGAGGGACTGCATCCGGGACCGGCTTATTAAATGGGGCTTGGCGGTGTCAATCCAGCGGGCGAGGCGCTGAGGGTGGGGGTTCGCGTATCAGGCGCTCCAGCAGACGGCGCATCGCGCCGGCATCCCATTCCCGCGGGCCCGAGAAGCGGGCGACTTGGCGGCCGTCGACCAGGAGGACGCTGACGGGGAGCTGGTCCACGCCGAACGCGTCACCGGCTCGTTTGTCCACGTCGAGGCGCAGGTGGAGCGGCGCGGGGGGAGGCCCCTTGAAGAAGGACTCCACCGCCTGGGGCGTCTCGTCATGGCTGAAGACGACGACCTGGAGGTCCTCGGGGGGCGCTTGGGCCAGGGCGACGAGCTGGGGTGTCTCCTGCCGGCAGGGCGGACACCACGACGCCCAGAACACGATGAGCAAGGCGCGGGAGGGCGGCGCGTCCGCGACGGTGGGCGCGGTCCCCTGGAGCCGGACATAGGCCGGTGGGGGCTCGCTCTTGCATGCCCAGGTCAGCGGCGACAGGCCGAGCAGGAGCAGGCTCAAGGCGGTAGGCGTGCGCATCCTGAGGGTGATACCTCAAGACGCGGCGCCTGCCATGCGCGCCTGGGAGCAGGCCGGAGCCCACGAGGGAGCTCCGGCCCGGTGGGGTTCAACGACTAGAGCTTGGCTGCCGTCGCGCTGAAGGCAGCGCAGGCGGCGGGCACCGCGAAGCCGTTGGTGGGCGTCGTGCCGCTGGAGCCGCTGGACACGGCGTTGGTGCCCAGGCCGAACGCGGCGAAGGCCGTCCACAGGCGGCAGACGTCCTCGCCACCGTGCAGGGTGGTGGCCGCGGTGATGATGCCGTCACGCACCTGGGTGAAGGTGGGGCTGCACGGCGTGTTCTTCAGGCCCTGGGTGAAGTACAGCATCATGCGCTGGTTACCCGCGGTGCCCGTGGCGTCGTACAGGTTGGCGCTGAAGCCGTGGTGGTTGACCAGGGCCCAGTAGGCCTCCCACATGCCCTGGGCGAACACGGCACCCACGCCGTGCGGAACCGCCATGCCGTTGATGCTGGCGTAGGTCCAGGTGTTGACGGCGCTGCTGGTGCTGTAGCGCTGGGGACGGATGCCCACGCCCGTGGTGGGCTGGTTCAGGGCGTAGGTGCCCACGCCGCGGCCCTGCGCGCCGGTGTCCGTCGCCTTCGCGGTGTAGAAGAGCGACAGGAAGTCGCTGATGCCCTCGCCCGGCTGCTGGCGGTTCGACAAGCAGGACACATTGCTGGGGCCGCCCACGAGGCGGTTGGAGATGCCGTGGCCGTACTCGTGGACGATGATGCCGGTGTCCAGGTCTCCGTCCTTGTTCGGCGTCACCGTGTTCCAGCGGTACATCTGCATGCGCGGCCGCTGGCCATCCGGCGGGGTCATGAAGTTGGCGTTGTTCATGCCGCCGCCGTCCTGCGCCTCCGCGCGGACGTCGTCGTTGCCGATGCCGCCCCGGCCGTAGTTGTTGACCTGGAAGTTACCGGACGCCTCATCGAAGCCGTACTGGTACTGGACGTCGTGGATGATGTTGTTCCAGTAAAACAGGTTGGTGACGGCCGCGGGGATGTACGTGGAGGGCGCGCTCGTGAGGGTGATGGGGAAGTCGCAGTGGATGAGCGCGGTGCAGTTGGGCTGCACGGCGGGCGGCAGGCCATCGTTGTTGGTGTCCTCGTAGGCGTGGACGTTGTTGCCGCGGAGGGTGGTGTACTCCGCGCCGGCCGCGCCGTTCGTATCGTGCCAGCCGTAGGGCGACGCCGTGGCGTTGGCAGGGTTGGAGACCAGCACACGCCCATCCGACGGCGGCAGCGGCGTGGTGTGGTTGGGGCTCTCCACCGGCAGGGGATAGACGCGGTAGGCATCATCCGCCGCCACCCAGTCGAAGCGGGTCCAGACCTCGCCCGTGGACGCGTCCACCGTGACGTCGTAGGCGTGGTCGTTGTCCAGGGTGTGGACCTGGAAGCGCCACACCAGCCGGGCCTCGCCACGGCGGACCGGCAGCACCGCCAGCTCCGCGTCGATGGGCTCGGTGGACAGGCCCTCCACCGCCACGCGCGTGCGCTGACGCGCGCCGGGCTCGGCCTTCAGGGACTGCGGCGCCGCGGAGAGGCGGACGCCCAGGTGCTTCGCCACGCCCACCACCGCGTCCGCGGCGCTCAGGCGCGGCGTGGTGCCAGCGAGTGAGGACTCCAGGGCCGGGAGGAAGTCGCTATGCACGCTGAGCACGCGGCCGTCGCGGTCCACGTTGATCTGGAGCTGGCCGTTGTAGACGGGCAGGCCCCGGTACGTCTGGCGCAGGTACAGGTTGGTGATGCCGCTCACCTTCGAATAGACGCGGTCCGTCACCTCGAGGTTCGCCAGGTCGTTGAGCCCCAGCCCGAGCGCGTCCCGGTGCTTCTGCACGAAGTCCAGGCCAATGGCCATCGGGTCCCCGCTGCGCGGGCCGGAGAGCGCACCCACCGGATTGGTGAGCGAGCGCACCAGGCCGTTGGACTCGTCGAACTCCACCATCAGTTCCGGCACGGCCTGCCGCAGCGCGGCCTGGCTGGACGTCTGGGCAGACGAGATGCCAAACCGTGCCTGCGCGTTGTAGGCATCACGCGCATCGTAATTACGAATGCCTTCCTCTGAATGGACTGCCATTGCAGCGGAACCCGTGAGGGTTCCCACGAGAAACACCGCATGAAAAAGGCGCCTTCGGTAAGGACCTGAGGACATGTCGTGCTCCTGCACTGCGGGTTGACCGCGCTCCTCTGGGAGCTACGGTGCTGGAGCGGCAGAAATCACACTTTGAGTGAAAATGGCAAATCGCCAGCTAATCTGGAATTCTGCGGTTGTGTGCAATGGATTTGCACAGTCCCGCAGTATGACAAGCAATGACGCTGTTGCGTCTTTCGAATGTCAATCATCCAACGCTGCGCGGTGAGCAGGAATTGGCCGCGGGAGCAGGCGCGACAGCAGCGCTCTCACGGAGCGCACGGGGTGGGCGCCGGGCTCGGGGATGCGCGCCGTCAACAGGGCCGCGCCCAGGCGGGCCACCGAGGACAGCACGAAGAGCACGTGCAGGTTCACCCAGACGTGGCCGCCCAGGGTGAACTGGGTGGGCAGGGCGGCGGCGATGGCGCCTCCCAGCGCGGCCGCGGCGGTATAGGCCAGGCCGCCGGCGGTGGCGAAGGCCGCCAGATAGAAGGGGCGGTTCTTTCGGGGGGCGACCGTCAGGGGCAGCTCGAAGATGGCCAGACCGTGGCCGCTCCACAGCGCCCCGGCGAGGAGCACGTCGAAAAGCAGGGGCCACAGCGTCCCCGCGGAGGGCAGCAGCCACAGGGCGGGGATGGCGGCGATGCCCAGTG encodes the following:
- a CDS encoding cysteine hydrolase family protein gives rise to the protein MSAGRRSDTALLIIDVINDLDFPGGEKVLPWALRMVERLGPFAARMRRAGVPVIYVNDNFGYWRSNFRDTYAHCTRKGSRGRNVARALKPEPDDYFILKPKHSAFFATSLVPLLEHLGTRKLILAGLATNLCIFFSAHDAHMHEYQLTVLSDCCAAESDDDHDLALSQLQRFLHVRVCRSDEVHLSAKRRRVSAKRPHATKQAPRKKAAPSTS
- a CDS encoding DUF2277 domain-containing protein, which encodes MCRNIKPLFNFAPPATDADIRAAALQFVRKIAGTRTPSKQNTDAFEVAVEEIFQSSKRMLDGLVATTPPKDRARFEAMKRLRYKKAESR
- a CDS encoding efflux RND transporter permease subunit; the protein is MLTRVIEWSLSHRWAVLLGTGALVISGLLAFRALPIDAIPDTTPTQVQVNTVAPALTPNEVERQLTVPVEQALAGLPRVSELRSISKFGLSQVTLQFEDGTDLWFARQQVSERLSRVQLPAGIAPPTLGPVATGLGEVFHYLVKSQTKSLEALRTLHDWVIAPQLRSVPGVAEVNAWGGAEKQWHVIVDPRRLQQFNLSLGDIYRALEENNANVGGGVLERGGTATLVLGVGVLADGNAIEDVVIAAHHGVPVRIRDVARVEVGHEIRRGATTADGEGEAVLGLGFMLVGENSHTVTKALAQRLEDIQRTLPEDVRVEPVYERTELVDHVLRTVRTNLLEGALLVIAVLFIFLGNWRAGLIVAAAIPLSLLFAFNAMLRFGIAGTLMSLGAIDFGLVVDSSVIMVENAERRLSEARDGRSLLEVVRDAAVEVRKPTLFGELIIMVVYLPILALEGVEGKLFRPMALTVIFALLGSALLSMTLMPVLASFALKRGGGPHHEPRLMRWLQRIYRPVLEWALAHARVTLTTAALLIVGATLAATRLGSEFVPRLSEGTLVINTVRLAEVSLSESIRYGSQIERVLLSRFPDEVRRVWTRTGTAEVATDPMGVELSDVFITLEPREQWKRATTQEELVNEMKAELADLPGMRMAFLQPIEMRVNEMIAGVRSDVGIKLFGDDLDVLKAKARELEPLVKAIPGAADVTVEQVTGQPVLEVTVDRAAVARYGIPARSVLDVVEAVGTRIVGEVREGERRFDLAVRLSEEYREEPTRLATIPVAAPGGERVPLGRLTTMKETSGPTTIQREWGKRRLVVQANVRERDLGGFVAEVRRTLDEKLELPAGYYIRYGGQFEHLERAQTRLLIVVPVALALIFLLLYLTYQRVLDAVRIFAGVPFALVGGVLALLLRGLPFSISAAVGFIALSGVSVLGDMVLVSRVRALLEQGQTLGEAIRHAAVSRLRPVLMTAAVAAIGFVPMALNTGVGAEVQRPLATVVIGGVLSSTLLTLVVLPVLYSVFGAGKDTPMTRTP
- a CDS encoding efflux RND transporter periplasmic adaptor subunit; the encoded protein is MRASRVGPSVLAVLLALSAASCSQQASPPTAKAPSPPAASGGTSTPSEVALCEHRVPAELCTRCNPDLIDVFKDQDDWCGEHGVPESQCFQCNPGLTFTTRDTAPKDWCKEHAVPESRCTQCNPSLVAKFIEAGDYCREHGFPESVCPYCHPELVKAAGAQPPTFPEPGTRVRLASAETAREAGIQTRRAVKRPFARTLDVVGQLDFNQNRLAQLSARSEALITDVRVDVGDEVKAGQPLVLVTSGAVGADQGRLSAAQTRLTVARSALEREQQLATSGIRARKHVETAQAEVAAAEAERNAARAALSAAGANGQGPQGTYALSAPFAGTVVARDAVAGRHASAGQPLIQVADLSTMWALLEIPEADAFQVRAGQRVTLTFESMPGQTRDATLTRVGASVDRTSRTVRARVELPNPDGTLKAGLFLRARVQVAPEHEAVLVPHAAIQRAEGQTLVFVRKQPGLYEPVAVELGASTREEVEIVKGLSAGVEVVTTGAFLLKTEILKDAIGAGCCETAGGE
- a CDS encoding TlpA family protein disulfide reductase, which translates into the protein MRTPTALSLLLLGLSPLTWACKSEPPPAYVRLQGTAPTVADAPPSRALLIVFWASWCPPCRQETPQLVALAQAPPEDLQVVVFSHDETPQAVESFFKGPPPAPLHLRLDVDKRAGDAFGVDQLPVSVLLVDGRQVARFSGPREWDAGAMRRLLERLIREPPPSAPRPLD
- a CDS encoding M36 family metallopeptidase, whose translation is MAVHSEEGIRNYDARDAYNAQARFGISSAQTSSQAALRQAVPELMVEFDESNGLVRSLTNPVGALSGPRSGDPMAIGLDFVQKHRDALGLGLNDLANLEVTDRVYSKVSGITNLYLRQTYRGLPVYNGQLQINVDRDGRVLSVHSDFLPALESSLAGTTPRLSAADAVVGVAKHLGVRLSAAPQSLKAEPGARQRTRVAVEGLSTEPIDAELAVLPVRRGEARLVWRFQVHTLDNDHAYDVTVDASTGEVWTRFDWVAADDAYRVYPLPVESPNHTTPLPPSDGRVLVSNPANATASPYGWHDTNGAAGAEYTTLRGNNVHAYEDTNNDGLPPAVQPNCTALIHCDFPITLTSAPSTYIPAAVTNLFYWNNIIHDVQYQYGFDEASGNFQVNNYGRGGIGNDDVRAEAQDGGGMNNANFMTPPDGQRPRMQMYRWNTVTPNKDGDLDTGIIVHEYGHGISNRLVGGPSNVSCLSNRQQPGEGISDFLSLFYTAKATDTGAQGRGVGTYALNQPTTGVGIRPQRYSTSSAVNTWTYASINGMAVPHGVGAVFAQGMWEAYWALVNHHGFSANLYDATGTAGNQRMMLYFTQGLKNTPCSPTFTQVRDGIITAATTLHGGEDVCRLWTAFAAFGLGTNAVSSGSSGTTPTNGFAVPAACAAFSATAAKL